One window from the genome of Colius striatus isolate bColStr4 unplaced genomic scaffold, bColStr4.1.hap1 scaffold_34, whole genome shotgun sequence encodes:
- the LOC133629217 gene encoding histo-blood group ABO system transferase 1-like isoform X2: MNQSLCQLSRQADLNETSSMLPRLLYPEPLLTKPRRRDVLVLTPWLAPIVWEGTFNRDILNAQYMQKNLVTGVVTFAVEKYVQFIKGFMSSANKYFLAGHQVNFYLFTDNPEQISHLQLAPENHLFVIPVQNHTRGQDISLRRMGIISTYIQSRFQYEVDYLYSVDIDVQLVEHVGVEIIDTLVGTISSWHYATRRESKPYEPRAESRAAVPQGEGDFYYTASFYGGSVAEVYRLTRACFKGILEDRGNGIEARWHDESHLNKYLLEHKPTRLLSPEYCWDAELRRPRVIQVKRLCSGSRAGRQ; the protein is encoded by the exons cTTATTATACCCTGAGCCTCTTCTGACAAAACCAAG GAGGCGAGATGTACTGGTGTTGACACCCTGGTTGGCTCCAATTGTGTGGGAAGGCACGTTCAATAGAGACATCCTGAATGCACAGTATATGCAGAAGAACCTGGTCACTGGAGTGGTCACTTTTGCTGTTGAAAA ATATGTCCAGTTCATAAAAGGCTTCATGAGCTCTGCCAACAAATACTTCCTTGCTGGGCACCAGGTGAACTTCTACTTGTTCACAGACAATCCTGAGCAGATCTCTCACCTTCAGCTGGCCCCTGAGAATCACCTCTTTGTCATCCCTGTCCAGAATCACACGCGGGGGCAGGACATCTCCCTGAGGCGAATGGGCATCATCAGCACGTACATCCAGAGCCGATTCCAGTACGAGGTGGACTACCTCTACTCCGTAGACATCGATGTGCAGCTGGTTGAACACGTTGGTGTGGAGATCATTGACACACTGGTGGGGACCATCAGCTCCTGGCACTACGCCACACGGCGTGAGAGCAAACCCTACGAGCCACGCGCCGAGTCCCGCGCTGCCGTCCCTCAGGGAGAAGGAGACTTCTATTACACAGCCAGCTTCTATGGGGGGAGCGTGGCTGAGGTCTACAGACTGACCAGAGCCTGTTTTAAAGGCATCCTGGAGGACAGAGGAAATGGCATTGAAGCTAGGTGGCATGATGAGAGCCACCTCAACAAGTATCTGCTGGAGCACAAGCCCACGCGCCTGCTCTCGCCGGAGTACTGCTGGGATGCAGAGCTGAGGCGGCCCCGCGTCATCCAGGTGAAGAGGTTGTGctctgggagcagggctggcaggcagtga